A single genomic interval of Saccharospirillum mangrovi harbors:
- a CDS encoding HAD family hydrolase: MNILWDLDGTLVDSMPVIADALNRTRQAFDLEPLSMAQLRPYIGPAIHPTFAQFLQTNDAELVDSAVRHYRELCDETLAQIPVFTGVETVLSALADAGCQQFVATAKYRPVARHLLELSGLSRWFVEVYGSGEGSALGHKPELLAHLIKEEGLKPAETLMIGDTHYDMEAARANDLTAIGVTWGYGENEALLEGGAHRLVDTPDELLDAIRASLVCVC, from the coding sequence ATGAACATACTTTGGGATCTGGACGGCACATTGGTCGACTCCATGCCGGTCATTGCCGACGCCTTGAATCGCACCCGTCAGGCGTTCGATCTGGAACCGTTGTCGATGGCGCAATTGCGGCCTTACATCGGTCCGGCGATTCACCCGACTTTCGCGCAGTTTCTGCAAACCAACGACGCCGAACTGGTCGATTCCGCCGTGCGGCACTATCGCGAACTGTGCGATGAAACGCTGGCGCAGATTCCAGTCTTTACCGGTGTCGAAACCGTGCTGAGCGCCTTGGCCGATGCCGGTTGCCAGCAATTTGTTGCCACCGCCAAATACCGCCCGGTAGCGCGTCATCTACTGGAACTGAGCGGTTTGTCACGCTGGTTTGTCGAAGTGTACGGTTCGGGCGAGGGCAGTGCGCTGGGCCACAAGCCCGAATTGCTGGCGCATCTGATCAAAGAAGAAGGCTTGAAACCGGCCGAAACGCTGATGATCGGCGATACCCATTACGACATGGAAGCGGCCCGCGCCAACGATCTGACGGCCATCGGGGTGACCTGGGGTTACGGCGAAAACGAAGCGTTGCTGGAAGGCGGTGCGCATCGTTTGGTCGATACGCCCGATGAATTGCTGGATGCCATTCGCGCCAGTCTGGTCTGCGTCTGCTGA